From Hirundo rustica isolate bHirRus1 chromosome 1, bHirRus1.pri.v3, whole genome shotgun sequence, a single genomic window includes:
- the CALB1 gene encoding calbindin, with protein MTAETHLQGVEISAAQFFEIWHHYDSDGNGFMDGKELQNFIQELQQARKKAGLDLTPEMKAFVDQYGKSTDGKIGIVELAQVLPTEENFLLFFRCQQLKSSEDFMQTWRKYDSDHSGFIDSEELKSFLKDLLQKANKQIEDSKLTEYTEIMLRMFDANNDGKLELTELARLLPVQENFLIKFQGVKMCAKEFNNAFEMYDQDGNGYIDENELDALLKDLCEKNKKELDITNLATYKKSIMALSDGGKLYRAELALILCAEEN; from the exons ATGACGGCAGAGACTCACCTGCAGGGCGTGGAGATCTCGGCCGCCCAGTTCTTCGAGATCTGGCACCACTACGACTCCGACG GCAATGGATTCATGGACGGGAAGGAGCTACAAAACTTcatccaggagctgcagcaggcacGGAAGAAGGCGGGCTTG GATTTAACACCTGAAATGAAAGCTTTTGTGGACCAATACGGGAAGTCTACTGATGGCAAAATAGGTATAGTCGAG CTTGCTCAGGTATTGCCAACAGAAGAGAATTTCCTGTTGTTCTTCAGATGCCAGCAGCTAAAGTCAAGTGAAGATTTCATGCAG ACATGGAGGAAATATGACAGTGACCACAGTGGCTTCATTGATTCTGAGGAACTTAAG aGCTTCTTGAAAGATTTATTACAGAAAGCAAATAAGCAGATTGAAGACTCAAAGCTAACAGAATACACAGAAATAATG CTCAGGATGTTTGATGCAAACAATGATGGAAAGTTGGAGCTTACTGAACTGGCCAG aCTACTCCCCGTACAGgaaaattttcttattaaatttcAG GGTGTCAAAATGTGTGCAAAAGAATTCAATAATGCCTTTGAGATGTATGATCAA GATGGCAATGGCTATATAGATGAAAATGAACTTGATGCCCTACTGAAGGATCTctgtgaaaagaacaaaaag GAATTAGACATTACCAACCTTGCAACATACAAGAAAAGCATCATGGCCTTGTCTGATGGAGGAAAGCTTTACCGAGCAGAATTGGCTCTCATTCTCTGTGCTGAGGAAAACTAG